A window of the Bdellovibrio sp. ZAP7 genome harbors these coding sequences:
- a CDS encoding rhodanese-like domain-containing protein has translation MDISQLGYFQFNNLIRGRIPMILVNLGVDLKSLYGQVEALHIDNCQIMGSTDEIVSQVESKKLPAHYPIVIIDQNGNTYSPVVQALEEKGFNNVYTVKNGFTGLQKENQ, from the coding sequence ATGGATATTTCTCAACTTGGATATTTCCAATTCAACAATTTGATCAGGGGCCGCATTCCCATGATTTTGGTAAACTTGGGAGTGGATTTAAAGTCTTTGTACGGACAAGTGGAAGCTCTACATATCGACAACTGCCAGATCATGGGATCAACAGATGAAATAGTAAGTCAGGTTGAAAGCAAAAAGCTTCCTGCTCACTACCCCATCGTTATCATCGACCAAAACGGAAACACTTACTCCCCGGTGGTACAAGCCCTGGAGGAAAAAGGCTTCAACAATGTCTACACGGTGAAGAACGGCTTCACCGGATTACAAAAAGAAAACCAATAA
- a CDS encoding MFS transporter, which translates to MTTTSNKSQLAIIFFTVFLYLVGFGVVIPIIPLLSKNFGATALQTGLLLSVYSLMQFLFSPFWGRLSDRMGRRPILLFCLLGEGLSYILFAWARSLEWLFVARLLAGFFGASLSTASAYISDITPKHERSKGMALIGAAFGLGFVVGPALGGLLAVWGHHINEAPHFDTSFSFCWVAALCFANFLFGIKFLKESLSEKSESAAKKKRFSVMWQYLNTKTVGALMSVFLLSSLAMSGMEATLILFMGDKFQWTIKQVSFGFAYIGLIIIFTQGFLVRRMLPKFGERQVLRVGLVCFAVGLTTIAISDTLFGMAIAMTLLSLGNGLSNPSVLGSISLLTDPKEQGAAMGVTQSMASLGRILGPAIGGALYGSVAMTAPFWVSGTLAFAALAIVIINFKLIPDHARVG; encoded by the coding sequence ATGACCACGACATCAAATAAATCACAGCTCGCTATCATATTTTTTACTGTTTTCCTTTATCTTGTGGGCTTTGGTGTAGTCATTCCAATCATCCCACTCCTGAGCAAAAATTTTGGAGCCACGGCTCTGCAAACTGGTTTGCTTCTCTCAGTATATTCTTTGATGCAGTTTCTGTTTTCTCCGTTTTGGGGCCGCCTGAGTGATCGCATGGGGCGCCGCCCGATTTTATTGTTCTGCCTTTTGGGCGAGGGACTTTCTTATATCTTGTTCGCTTGGGCCCGCAGTCTTGAGTGGTTGTTTGTTGCGCGCCTCCTTGCTGGATTCTTTGGCGCAAGTCTATCCACGGCTTCAGCTTACATTTCCGATATCACTCCCAAACACGAACGTTCCAAAGGCATGGCCTTAATTGGCGCCGCTTTCGGCTTGGGTTTCGTGGTGGGCCCGGCACTGGGTGGTCTCCTTGCAGTCTGGGGTCATCACATCAATGAAGCTCCGCACTTTGATACTTCTTTCTCATTTTGCTGGGTCGCTGCTTTGTGCTTTGCAAACTTTCTTTTCGGCATCAAATTCCTGAAAGAATCTTTATCAGAGAAAAGTGAATCAGCAGCTAAGAAAAAACGTTTCTCTGTTATGTGGCAATATTTGAACACCAAAACAGTGGGCGCCTTGATGTCGGTTTTCTTGCTTTCCTCTCTGGCAATGTCGGGAATGGAAGCCACGTTGATTCTGTTCATGGGTGATAAGTTCCAATGGACGATCAAACAAGTCAGCTTTGGTTTTGCTTACATCGGTTTGATTATTATTTTCACGCAAGGTTTTTTAGTACGCCGTATGCTGCCCAAGTTTGGCGAACGCCAAGTATTGCGCGTGGGCTTGGTTTGCTTTGCTGTGGGACTAACTACAATTGCTATCTCTGATACTCTTTTCGGAATGGCGATCGCGATGACTTTGCTTTCTTTGGGTAATGGCTTATCAAATCCTTCCGTGCTTGGCAGTATCAGCTTGCTGACAGATCCTAAAGAGCAAGGTGCTGCAATGGGAGTTACTCAAAGCATGGCATCCTTGGGGCGCATCCTTGGACCAGCAATCGGTGGAGCCCTTTACGGCAGTGTTGCGATGACTGCGCCTTTCTGGGTTTCTGGAACCTTGGCATTTGCAGCTTTAGCTATCGTTATCATCAACTTCAAGCTGATCCCTGATCATGCGCGTGTAGGTTAA